From Rudanella lutea DSM 19387, a single genomic window includes:
- a CDS encoding 5'-methylthioadenosine/adenosylhomocysteine nucleosidase, translated as MRLFKTLLTALFMLTQTAHAQPTTGQPITALLGAFGAEVALVKQNLSNPQSMSLSGIEFTTGRIGNQNVVVAETGIGKVNAAMTTTLLLHYFKPARVIFTGIAGGTNPDLQPGDIVIAGQTAHHDFNSLNQLATPTTQTLNPLTKVLNPRYFPADSGLMQRAIKVADKVKFEGIPLANGQVSTRPVRVLVGTVVTGDQFVSSAAKVKQLRTEHNADATEMEGAAVAQVCYQLKTPLLVIRSLSDRADAEAHLDIRAFYPTAARNSANLVLALVKGL; from the coding sequence ATGCGGCTTTTCAAAACGCTCCTGACTGCTTTGTTTATGCTTACTCAGACTGCTCACGCTCAACCCACTACTGGCCAACCCATTACGGCGCTACTGGGTGCCTTTGGGGCTGAGGTTGCGCTGGTCAAACAAAACCTGAGTAACCCTCAGTCAATGAGTCTCAGCGGCATAGAGTTTACCACGGGTCGTATTGGCAATCAGAACGTCGTGGTGGCCGAAACGGGTATCGGCAAAGTCAACGCGGCCATGACAACCACCCTACTGTTGCATTATTTCAAACCGGCACGCGTCATTTTTACCGGCATTGCCGGGGGAACCAATCCAGACCTCCAACCGGGCGATATCGTGATTGCAGGACAAACCGCTCACCACGATTTTAACTCGCTGAATCAACTGGCTACCCCGACCACACAAACGCTCAACCCGCTCACGAAGGTGCTCAATCCGCGCTACTTCCCGGCTGACTCGGGCTTGATGCAGCGCGCCATTAAGGTGGCCGACAAGGTGAAGTTTGAGGGCATTCCACTCGCCAACGGGCAGGTTTCGACACGGCCGGTACGGGTGCTGGTGGGCACCGTTGTTACGGGCGATCAGTTTGTGTCGTCGGCCGCGAAAGTGAAACAGCTTCGCACCGAGCATAATGCCGATGCTACCGAAATGGAAGGGGCCGCCGTAGCGCAGGTCTGTTACCAACTAAAAACCCCATTGCTGGTCATTCGGAGCCTGAGCGACCGGGCCGATGCGGAAGCGCATCTCGACATTCGGGCGTTTTACCCCACAGCCGCCCGTAATTCAGCCAATCTGGTCCTGGCGCTCGTGAAAGGGTTGTAA
- a CDS encoding sugar phosphate isomerase/epimerase family protein — translation MLHLGFVSAILADYDLTNVLKFASEHQFKCVEVMCWPTGNADARRYAGVTHIDVNNLNPGLVHHLTEQYGVSISGLGYYPNPLDPNPEQAEFYREHIKQVIRAAARLGIPVVNTFIGRNPSLSITDNLKLYAEHWPAIVKVAEEHNVKIGIENCPMWFTDDEWPGGKNLATTPAIWDRMFEIIPSRALGLNYDPSHLIWQIMDEVKPIYQYRDRLHHIHLKDVKLYRDKLDRVGIMANPLEYHSPKLPGLGDVRWRDFFAALTDVRYRGPICIEVEDKAYEGSPEDVRTAILTARNYLSQFLVL, via the coding sequence ATGCTCCACCTTGGCTTTGTCTCAGCAATTCTGGCCGATTACGACCTAACCAACGTGCTGAAATTTGCCTCCGAACACCAGTTCAAATGCGTTGAAGTGATGTGCTGGCCTACCGGCAACGCCGACGCCCGACGGTACGCGGGCGTGACGCATATCGACGTCAATAATCTCAATCCGGGTCTGGTCCATCACCTGACCGAGCAGTACGGCGTGTCGATCTCGGGACTCGGCTACTACCCCAACCCACTCGACCCCAACCCCGAGCAGGCCGAATTCTACCGCGAACACATCAAGCAGGTAATCCGGGCGGCTGCCAGGCTGGGCATTCCGGTGGTCAACACGTTTATTGGCCGTAACCCGTCGCTCAGTATTACCGACAACCTGAAACTGTACGCCGAGCACTGGCCCGCCATTGTGAAGGTGGCCGAAGAACATAACGTGAAAATCGGGATTGAAAACTGTCCGATGTGGTTTACCGACGACGAGTGGCCGGGTGGTAAAAACCTCGCTACTACGCCCGCCATCTGGGACCGTATGTTCGAGATTATCCCGTCGCGGGCGCTGGGCCTTAACTACGATCCCAGCCACCTGATCTGGCAGATTATGGATGAGGTAAAACCCATTTACCAGTACCGCGACCGGCTCCATCACATCCACCTGAAAGACGTAAAGCTGTACCGCGACAAACTGGACCGGGTTGGCATCATGGCGAACCCGCTTGAATACCACTCGCCCAAACTCCCCGGCCTGGGTGATGTGCGCTGGCGCGACTTTTTCGCGGCTCTTACTGATGTTCGGTACCGGGGCCCAATCTGTATCGAAGTCGAAGATAAAGCTTACGAAGGCAGCCCCGAAGACGTTCGTACGGCGATTCTGACGGCGCGTAACTACCTGAGCCAGTTCCTGGTGCTCTAA
- the alaS gene encoding alanine--tRNA ligase, which translates to MTSREIRQQFLDFFESKRHLIVPSAPLVAKNDPTLMFNNSGMAQFKDFFLGNGTPPSKRVADTQKCLRVSGKHNDLEDVGFDTYHHTMFEMLGNWSFGDYFKKEALAWSWELLTEVYKLPKDRIYVSVFKGDEKDNVPFDQESWDIWKGIVGDESRIILGNKKDNFWEMGDTGPCGPCSEIHIDLRSADEVAQTPGRELVNADHPQVVEIWNNVFMQFNRKADGSLEELPARHVDTGMGFERLCMAIQGKQSNYDTDVFTGTIAVIETLSGHTYTGKMDKSDVAMRVIADHIRAVSFAIADGLVPSNAKAGYVIRRILRRAIRYGYSYLGFTEPFMTKLVPVLADQFDGVFPELKAQQDFVATVIREEEIAFLRTLGTGLTRLDQIIGQLTTEGKSEIPGETVFELNDTFGFPADLTALVAREKGLSIDQAGFEKALAEQKARSRKDATTSAGDWIDVNEVDKIEFVGYDQTEVPAQIVKYRKVQNKQGTQYQIVIDPTPFYAESGGQIGDTGQLTVSNEQRTGEPVTIPILDTKKENDLSILITNDSRIEQLIADGSTQVTAKVDASRRTLTSSNHSATHLLHAALRDVLGTHVAQKGSYVGPDALRFDFSHFQKMTDAELEQVETIVNAKIRENIALDEKRNVPIEQAKALGAMALFGEKYGDFVRVITFDPNYSVELCGGTHVPATGQIGLFKLTSEGSVSTGVRRIEAKTSEGALALLNEQGAVLDQLKELLKAPKDVVKAVQALQEERNALLKKIETLENEKVQQVKEQLLNKVQTTESGYSTLVEQVSVPSADALKQLAYDLKAKVDNLALVLGADINGKPQLAVMLPDSLIQGKGLHAGQVVKDLARNIKGGGGGQPFFATAGGSDASGLPAALEQGRQVLNN; encoded by the coding sequence ATGACCTCCCGTGAAATTCGCCAGCAGTTTTTAGACTTCTTTGAAAGCAAACGCCACCTGATTGTTCCCTCGGCCCCACTCGTTGCTAAAAACGACCCGACGCTGATGTTCAACAACTCGGGCATGGCGCAGTTTAAAGATTTTTTCCTCGGCAACGGCACTCCACCGTCCAAGCGCGTAGCCGACACCCAAAAATGCCTCCGCGTTTCGGGGAAACACAATGACCTGGAAGATGTCGGGTTCGACACGTACCACCACACCATGTTCGAGATGCTCGGCAACTGGTCGTTTGGTGATTACTTCAAAAAAGAAGCCTTAGCCTGGTCGTGGGAACTGCTGACGGAGGTGTATAAACTACCCAAAGACCGTATCTACGTGTCGGTGTTTAAGGGGGATGAAAAAGACAATGTACCGTTCGATCAGGAGTCGTGGGACATCTGGAAAGGCATTGTGGGCGATGAAAGCCGTATCATTCTCGGCAACAAAAAAGACAATTTCTGGGAAATGGGCGACACCGGTCCATGCGGTCCCTGCTCCGAAATTCATATCGATCTCCGCTCGGCCGACGAGGTAGCCCAAACCCCCGGTCGTGAGTTGGTCAATGCCGACCACCCGCAGGTAGTCGAAATCTGGAACAACGTATTTATGCAGTTCAACCGGAAGGCCGATGGCTCGCTGGAGGAACTTCCCGCCCGGCACGTCGACACGGGTATGGGCTTTGAGCGCCTGTGTATGGCTATTCAGGGCAAGCAGTCGAACTACGACACCGACGTATTTACGGGTACAATTGCCGTGATTGAGACGCTTTCGGGCCACACGTACACCGGCAAAATGGATAAGTCAGATGTGGCCATGCGCGTTATCGCCGACCACATCCGGGCGGTGTCATTTGCCATTGCCGACGGGCTTGTTCCTAGCAATGCCAAAGCGGGTTACGTAATCCGGCGGATTCTGCGTCGGGCTATCCGCTATGGTTACTCGTATCTGGGCTTTACGGAGCCGTTTATGACCAAGCTGGTACCGGTTCTGGCCGATCAGTTCGACGGTGTTTTCCCCGAACTGAAAGCCCAGCAGGATTTTGTAGCCACAGTAATCCGGGAAGAAGAAATTGCGTTTTTGCGCACTCTCGGCACCGGCCTCACGCGGCTGGATCAGATTATCGGTCAGCTGACAACCGAAGGTAAGTCTGAGATCCCCGGCGAGACGGTCTTTGAACTAAACGACACCTTCGGTTTCCCCGCCGATCTTACAGCGCTGGTAGCCCGCGAAAAAGGCTTGAGCATTGATCAGGCTGGCTTCGAGAAAGCCCTGGCCGAGCAAAAAGCCCGCTCGCGGAAAGATGCCACCACCTCGGCCGGCGACTGGATCGACGTGAACGAAGTTGACAAAATCGAATTTGTGGGGTACGACCAAACCGAAGTACCCGCACAGATTGTGAAGTACCGCAAGGTGCAAAACAAACAAGGTACGCAGTACCAGATCGTGATCGACCCCACACCGTTCTACGCCGAATCGGGTGGTCAGATTGGCGATACAGGCCAATTAACAGTCAGCAACGAACAACGGACAGGTGAACCGGTTACGATTCCGATTCTGGACACGAAGAAGGAAAACGATCTTTCTATTCTGATCACTAATGACAGCCGAATTGAGCAACTAATTGCTGATGGAAGCACTCAAGTCACGGCCAAAGTTGATGCGAGCCGCCGGACACTGACCAGCAGCAACCACTCGGCTACGCACCTGCTGCACGCGGCCCTGCGCGATGTGCTGGGCACGCACGTAGCGCAAAAAGGCTCGTACGTTGGCCCCGACGCCCTCCGCTTCGACTTCAGCCATTTCCAGAAAATGACCGATGCTGAACTGGAGCAGGTAGAGACCATTGTCAACGCGAAAATCCGCGAAAATATCGCCCTCGACGAAAAGCGGAATGTACCTATCGAGCAGGCAAAAGCCTTGGGCGCTATGGCTCTGTTCGGGGAAAAATACGGCGACTTTGTTCGGGTCATTACCTTCGACCCCAACTATTCGGTCGAGCTTTGCGGAGGCACCCACGTACCGGCAACGGGTCAGATCGGTCTCTTTAAACTCACCTCGGAAGGTTCCGTGTCGACGGGGGTTCGACGGATTGAAGCCAAAACGTCTGAAGGTGCCCTGGCCCTGCTGAACGAGCAAGGTGCTGTTCTGGATCAGTTGAAAGAACTACTCAAGGCTCCCAAAGACGTGGTAAAAGCCGTTCAGGCTTTGCAGGAAGAACGGAACGCACTCCTCAAAAAAATCGAGACCCTCGAAAACGAGAAGGTGCAGCAGGTGAAGGAGCAGCTTTTGAATAAAGTGCAAACCACCGAATCAGGCTACAGCACGCTGGTTGAGCAGGTATCCGTTCCGTCGGCCGACGCCCTAAAGCAACTGGCCTACGACCTGAAAGCCAAAGTCGACAATCTGGCATTGGTACTCGGTGCCGACATCAATGGCAAACCTCAGTTGGCCGTGATGCTGCCCGACAGCCTGATTCAGGGCAAAGGGTTACACGCCGGTCAGGTGGTGAAAGACCTCGCCCGCAACATCAAAGGCGGTGGTGGTGGTCAGCCGTTTTTTGCCACAGCGGGGGGCTCCGATGCGAGCGGCCTGCCCGCAGCCCTGGAGCAAGGCCGTCAGGTATTAAATAACTAA
- a CDS encoding MerR family transcriptional regulator: MQTPGKLYYTIKEVAERFGVKTSKLRFYEQEFPTLKPKKNSAGDRVYTQEDIDHLGEIFELVEGKGLKLPAARAFLKQKSSRLDETRQHIQKLENLKAFLIQMRDEL; this comes from the coding sequence ATGCAAACCCCAGGAAAGCTCTATTACACCATTAAAGAAGTGGCCGAACGGTTTGGGGTAAAAACCTCGAAACTGCGTTTTTATGAGCAGGAGTTTCCGACCCTAAAACCCAAAAAGAACAGCGCGGGCGACCGTGTTTACACGCAGGAAGATATTGACCACCTCGGTGAAATCTTCGAATTGGTTGAGGGTAAAGGGCTTAAGCTACCCGCTGCCCGGGCGTTTCTTAAACAGAAGAGCAGCCGGCTCGACGAGACTCGCCAGCACATTCAGAAGCTCGAAAATCTAAAGGCGTTTCTGATTCAGATGCGGGATGAGCTTTGA
- a CDS encoding YceI family protein → MKTRQFLAGLVAVAVVAGTSAFVGPVKKAATYKVDTQKSVLNWEGKKVTGQHNGAVKFNGGSLIVDGSKLTGGTFEFDMNSITCADLTDAGYNAKFIGHMKSEDFFNTAKFPTSKFVITKVTPKGGNKFDITGNMTIKNITNPVTFPATVTMNGNSISAEGKATLDRTKYDIRYGSKSFFENIGDKAIYDDFAVEIKMVASK, encoded by the coding sequence ATGAAAACACGTCAATTCCTCGCTGGTCTGGTTGCAGTAGCCGTAGTGGCTGGTACCTCAGCTTTTGTTGGTCCTGTTAAGAAGGCCGCTACGTACAAAGTAGATACGCAGAAGAGCGTTCTGAACTGGGAAGGCAAAAAAGTAACGGGTCAGCACAACGGTGCCGTGAAGTTCAACGGTGGATCACTGATCGTAGACGGCAGCAAACTGACGGGCGGTACGTTTGAGTTCGATATGAACAGCATCACCTGCGCCGACCTGACCGACGCTGGCTACAACGCCAAGTTTATCGGCCACATGAAGTCGGAAGACTTCTTCAACACGGCGAAGTTCCCTACCTCGAAGTTTGTCATCACGAAGGTAACCCCTAAAGGTGGTAACAAATTCGACATCACCGGTAATATGACCATCAAGAACATCACCAATCCGGTGACGTTCCCCGCTACGGTGACTATGAACGGTAACAGCATTTCGGCTGAAGGCAAGGCGACCCTTGATCGGACGAAATATGATATCCGGTATGGTTCGAAGTCATTCTTCGAGAACATTGGCGACAAGGCTATCTACGACGATTTCGCCGTTGAAATCAAGATGGTCGCTTCGAAATAA
- a CDS encoding tetratricopeptide repeat protein, which translates to MENDKRQPVHHVRAAYATNVINPRRPGPLSSKKYALRLHVPGILLSLGLLLVSCADKTDEAAQFFLRGNVQLQKREYREAIRFYTEAIEKKDDFADAYSNRGLARFRNGDREGALADYTKAIQTDPKFEAAYFNRAEVRLETGDPSGSLADLQQIEKTYRDSTFFQTRLGDTYTRLNNLSLAQAAYDRAIRLDPRNTEALTNRGALFFNQKQYEAARADLTAALKLNPNQPEALNNQSLLLAREGRYAEALTLVERALTAQTGQPYYLNNKAYLLLMLKRPDEALPLLQESIRRDNQNAWAHRNLGLYHLAKNNPAEALPALQQAERLDASVDGLYTYLGRAYLLTGNRAKACEAWARGRSAGDEQARQEADKQCR; encoded by the coding sequence ATGGAGAACGATAAAAGGCAACCGGTACACCACGTGCGTGCCGCTTACGCAACAAATGTAATAAACCCCCGCCGACCCGGCCCCCTCAGTTCCAAAAAGTATGCGCTCCGGCTACACGTACCCGGTATCCTGCTTTCGCTCGGGCTGCTGCTGGTTTCGTGCGCTGATAAAACCGATGAGGCCGCTCAGTTTTTTCTGCGGGGCAACGTGCAGTTGCAAAAACGCGAGTACCGCGAGGCCATTCGGTTTTATACCGAAGCGATTGAGAAAAAAGATGATTTTGCCGATGCCTACAGCAACCGGGGACTCGCCCGATTCCGCAATGGCGACCGCGAAGGGGCCCTCGCCGATTATACGAAGGCTATCCAAACCGACCCCAAGTTTGAAGCGGCTTACTTCAACCGGGCGGAGGTACGGCTCGAAACCGGCGACCCCAGCGGTAGCCTGGCCGACCTGCAACAAATCGAAAAGACCTACCGCGACTCCACCTTTTTCCAGACCCGCCTGGGCGATACCTACACGCGGCTCAACAACCTCTCCCTGGCGCAAGCCGCTTACGACCGGGCCATTCGGCTCGACCCACGCAATACCGAAGCCCTCACCAACCGGGGCGCTCTGTTTTTCAACCAGAAACAGTACGAAGCCGCCAGGGCGGATCTCACGGCAGCCCTCAAGCTGAACCCTAATCAGCCCGAAGCCCTGAACAACCAAAGCCTGTTGCTGGCACGCGAGGGGCGGTACGCTGAAGCGCTGACGCTGGTTGAGCGGGCCCTGACGGCCCAAACGGGTCAACCGTATTACCTCAATAACAAAGCCTATCTGCTGCTGATGCTTAAGCGCCCCGACGAAGCCCTGCCCCTGCTCCAGGAGTCGATCCGGCGCGACAATCAGAATGCGTGGGCACACCGCAATCTGGGTCTTTACCATCTGGCCAAAAACAACCCGGCCGAGGCTCTGCCAGCCCTGCAACAAGCCGAGCGGCTCGATGCCTCCGTCGACGGCCTTTACACCTATCTGGGCCGGGCGTATCTGCTTACGGGCAACCGGGCTAAAGCCTGCGAGGCCTGGGCCCGAGGGCGTTCGGCCGGTGACGAACAGGCCCGCCAGGAAGCCGATAAACAGTGTCGGTAA